A genomic segment from Nitrospira sp. encodes:
- a CDS encoding O-antigen export system, permease protein — MVQDHSSVLVIEPSKGYGRVGWGELWAARELFYFLAWRDLKTRYAQTAIGAGWALLQPLLSTLMFTVVFSYVVKVPSDGVPYPLFAFAALLPWALFARSLERSTLSVVTEGSLIKKVYFPRLIIPITATVINLVDFAVGLLLLLGMMLWYQIVPQWTLVFLPLFVGGAVVTALSVSLWLSALNVQYRDVASIVPLVTQLWMFASPVLYPASLVPASMRGYYGMNPMAGVIEGFRWALLGKAAPDWGMVAVSLGVVTILLGGGVLFFRRVERTFADVI, encoded by the coding sequence ATGGTGCAAGATCATTCATCGGTTCTCGTCATTGAACCGAGCAAGGGGTATGGCCGGGTGGGGTGGGGCGAGTTGTGGGCGGCGCGGGAATTGTTCTATTTTCTGGCCTGGCGGGATCTGAAAACGCGGTATGCCCAGACAGCCATCGGAGCCGGGTGGGCCCTCCTGCAGCCGCTGCTCAGCACCCTGATGTTCACGGTGGTTTTCAGCTATGTGGTCAAAGTGCCCTCGGACGGTGTGCCCTACCCTCTGTTCGCGTTCGCGGCGCTGCTGCCCTGGGCGCTGTTTGCACGCAGCCTCGAACGGAGCACCCTGAGTGTGGTGACGGAGGGGAGCCTGATCAAGAAGGTCTATTTTCCGCGGCTGATCATTCCGATCACCGCCACCGTCATCAACCTGGTGGATTTTGCCGTCGGGCTGCTCCTCCTGCTCGGGATGATGCTGTGGTACCAGATCGTCCCGCAGTGGACGCTGGTGTTCCTGCCCCTGTTCGTGGGGGGGGCGGTGGTCACCGCGCTGTCCGTGAGCCTGTGGTTGTCGGCGCTCAATGTTCAATACCGGGATGTGGCGTCGATCGTGCCCTTGGTGACGCAATTGTGGATGTTTGCCTCGCCGGTTCTGTATCCGGCGTCCCTGGTGCCGGCGTCCATGCGGGGGTACTATGGCATGAATCCCATGGCGGGAGTCATTGAGGGATTTCGCTGGGCGCTCTTGGGCAAGGCGGCACCGGATTGGGGGATGGTGGCGGTGAGTCTGGGGGTGGTCACGATCTTATTGGGCGGCGGCGTACTGTTTTTTCGGAGGGTGGAGCGGACCTTCGCCGATGTGATCTGA
- a CDS encoding Two-component transcriptional response regulator, LuxR family yields the protein MWNENQDLFHSIREERAQGPSVRIGQVPVGTVVLKRRPEDLTPREQEILQLVWSGLTNRMIAERLHISIKTAEAHRANMMKKLRVSNIAQLLKTALEEGLLATQAS from the coding sequence ATGTGGAACGAGAACCAGGACCTATTTCATAGCATCCGCGAAGAGAGGGCACAGGGACCGTCTGTGAGGATCGGGCAGGTACCGGTCGGCACCGTCGTGCTCAAACGGCGGCCGGAAGACTTGACCCCGCGCGAACAAGAGATCTTGCAGTTGGTCTGGTCCGGCCTGACGAACCGGATGATTGCTGAGCGGCTGCACATCAGCATCAAGACCGCTGAGGCTCATCGTGCCAACATGATGAAAAAACTCCGTGTCTCCAACATCGCACAATTGTTGAAGACGGCACTGGAAGAGGGGCTGCTCGCCACCCAGGCGAGCTGA
- a CDS encoding sigma-54 dependent DNA-binding response regulator, which translates to MRVLLVEDHIDIRRLFEQVIQARGHEVTACADGESAWEAHRRRPYELILLDWELQGSGIDGLQLCRTIRSSRDGDRCVIVMITAHDSPGALRTALQAGVNDYLVKPVGIEFLKLRLIIAEQWVENVRRRFEAEGQAQTLQSQLADHGKFHDLIGRSPSMRALYEDIRKVAAVDATVLIEGETGTGKELVARAIHLSSRRASQPCVAVNCAGFTESILGSQLFGHKKGAFTGAVDNQQGLFEAAHGGTIFLDEIGDISPAVQTNLLRVLQEREVTRLGESKPRKVDVRVVAATHHNLAVDVEKGTFRKDLFYRIKVARLPLPPLRERRADIPLLAHAFLGQFRSVMEKPVHQVSPDAMQVLVDYAWPGNVRELKSAMESAMIHCKGAIVQVEDLPPEILHSEAGTVYVPFRRQDERTRMAGALQQTGGNRSEAARLLGMSRRTFYRRLAEYEADVSAPSHPVDDQPL; encoded by the coding sequence ATGCGCGTGTTGCTCGTCGAAGATCACATTGATATCCGCCGTCTGTTCGAGCAGGTCATTCAGGCGCGGGGGCATGAGGTCACGGCCTGCGCGGACGGGGAGTCGGCGTGGGAAGCCCACCGCCGGAGGCCCTACGAACTCATTCTGCTCGATTGGGAACTGCAAGGGAGCGGCATCGACGGATTGCAACTGTGCCGAACGATTCGATCGAGCCGGGACGGGGATCGTTGTGTCATCGTCATGATCACGGCGCATGATTCACCGGGAGCCTTGAGGACGGCTCTCCAAGCCGGTGTCAACGACTATCTGGTCAAGCCGGTCGGCATTGAGTTTTTGAAATTGCGCCTGATCATTGCCGAACAATGGGTGGAGAACGTTCGGCGGCGCTTCGAGGCGGAAGGCCAGGCTCAGACGCTGCAATCGCAGTTGGCGGATCATGGGAAGTTCCATGATCTGATCGGGCGCAGCCCGTCGATGAGGGCGCTCTACGAGGACATACGGAAGGTCGCCGCGGTCGATGCGACCGTGCTGATCGAGGGAGAAACCGGAACAGGGAAAGAACTGGTGGCGCGTGCGATTCATCTGTCCAGCCGGCGCGCTTCCCAACCGTGCGTAGCCGTCAATTGCGCAGGGTTCACCGAATCGATTCTCGGCAGTCAACTCTTCGGCCATAAGAAGGGAGCCTTTACCGGTGCCGTCGACAATCAACAGGGGCTGTTTGAGGCTGCCCACGGAGGCACGATTTTCCTGGATGAGATCGGCGATATTTCTCCGGCAGTTCAGACGAATCTCTTGCGTGTCCTGCAGGAACGGGAAGTGACGAGGTTGGGGGAGTCCAAGCCCCGTAAGGTGGATGTGCGGGTGGTGGCGGCGACGCATCACAACCTGGCGGTCGATGTGGAAAAAGGTACGTTCCGGAAGGATCTGTTCTATCGCATCAAGGTGGCGCGCCTGCCGCTTCCTCCGCTCCGTGAACGACGAGCCGATATTCCGTTGCTGGCCCATGCGTTCCTGGGGCAGTTTCGTTCCGTGATGGAAAAGCCGGTGCATCAGGTGAGCCCCGATGCCATGCAGGTGTTGGTCGACTATGCGTGGCCCGGCAACGTACGAGAGCTCAAGAGCGCGATGGAATCGGCCATGATCCATTGCAAGGGCGCCATCGTGCAGGTCGAAGACCTCCCACCGGAAATTCTTCATTCGGAAGCGGGAACTGTTTATGTTCCGTTCCGACGCCAGGACGAACGGACCCGCATGGCGGGGGCGCTTCAGCAAACGGGCGGCAACCGTTCGGAAGCGGCGCGGCTGTTGGGGATGAGCCGCCGAACCTTCTACCGCCGTCTCGCTGAATATGAAGCGGATGTGTCCGCGCCATCTCATCCGGTCGATGATCAACCGCTGTGA
- a CDS encoding Serine acetyltransferase, translated as MPIPGSAKRLYASLQVLVDQIHEDWSVNSQDWTMPGFRAIAVHRFGTWLSGKRAGMLKSCLFVLYHALYRYVRNHYGVEIPLTTVIGRRLWLVHQSGIVFHWKAEIGDDCLIRHNATIGAGYGGQKTLHRGPKLGHRVEVGTGAVIFAGVRIGDGAVIGPNAVVMSDVPAGARVFVEAPRVIRLSHLQRADTRGQAEAARQVMKR; from the coding sequence ATGCCCATACCGGGATCAGCGAAAAGACTCTATGCGAGTCTACAGGTTCTGGTGGATCAGATCCATGAGGATTGGTCCGTCAACAGTCAAGACTGGACCATGCCGGGTTTTCGAGCCATTGCCGTGCATCGCTTCGGTACCTGGCTTTCCGGGAAGCGCGCAGGGATGCTCAAGTCTTGCCTGTTCGTGCTCTACCATGCCCTGTATCGTTATGTGCGGAATCACTATGGCGTCGAGATCCCGTTGACGACCGTTATCGGACGCAGGCTGTGGCTTGTTCACCAGAGCGGCATCGTATTTCATTGGAAGGCCGAGATCGGAGACGATTGTCTGATCCGTCACAATGCCACGATCGGTGCCGGATACGGGGGACAGAAAACGTTGCATCGGGGGCCCAAGCTCGGACATCGAGTGGAAGTCGGTACCGGCGCCGTGATCTTTGCGGGCGTCAGGATCGGCGATGGGGCGGTCATCGGCCCCAATGCGGTGGTCATGTCCGACGTTCCGGCCGGTGCCAGAGTGTTTGTAGAAGCTCCGCGGGTCATACGGTTGTCGCACCTGCAACGCGCCGACACTCGGGGACAAGCAGAAGCGGCACGGCAGGTCATGAAACGATGA
- a CDS encoding polyketide synthase module, with protein sequence MKSFQGDGVAPRNTNSPVSSEVRGDTFRKAGLFAQAIQAYLEGATHPPSAALCLKLARSYECVEDYAAACRWALSVVDSGDDFPAWQVGWGLYQRCAPKVERSTARSAKIALLGSYTTTQLGSMLCIAASRLGIGVELYESHYGQYQQDIIDPKSGLYAFGPDIVVLAVHEGDLRLPEYSVCSDEEIRREVNRWIGLWKIVVERSGARIVQHNFALPCEVPIGHLASRLPGSRYMMTQAVNARLGEAAGNEVSLVDCERLSALIGKQRWRDPRYWNLSKQAVTLEALPLLARHTASVIAADLGLSRKCLVLDLDNTLWGGVIAEDGLAGIKLGQGVDGEAFVAFQEYILQLKNKGVILAVCSKNNYADAVQPFEKHQEMRLKLDDIALFIANWESKPDNIRRIAKTLQIGLDSMVFVDDNPVEREAVHRFLPEVDVIPLPEDPSYYPRALSHYLLFETSSFTSEDSQRTDQYRARAKVLELETAAESLEDFYRSLQMQAIVGPIEESQLPRIAQLIGKTNQFNLTTRRHGMSQLEAFLQDESYVHLALRLRDRYAEHGLVSVMIARRYGDVLDIDTWLMSCRVIGRTVEPTMLEHLCRRAADLGCTSLRGTYIPTEKNAMAAGAYAKCGFELVGRGEREEVWTYDVLVKGLITNTFIKSVESWEFFGRET encoded by the coding sequence ATGAAATCATTTCAGGGCGACGGTGTCGCGCCACGAAACACGAATTCACCGGTCTCGTCCGAGGTCCGGGGCGACACCTTCCGCAAGGCCGGACTGTTTGCTCAAGCGATCCAAGCCTATCTGGAGGGTGCGACCCATCCGCCGTCTGCCGCCCTGTGCCTCAAGCTGGCGCGAAGCTATGAATGCGTTGAGGATTATGCAGCGGCCTGTCGGTGGGCCCTGTCTGTCGTCGATTCGGGCGATGACTTTCCTGCGTGGCAAGTCGGCTGGGGATTGTACCAACGCTGTGCGCCGAAGGTTGAACGATCAACGGCTCGATCGGCGAAAATCGCGCTCCTAGGCAGTTATACCACAACGCAGTTGGGCTCGATGCTGTGCATTGCGGCCAGTCGGCTCGGTATCGGCGTCGAACTTTATGAAAGCCATTATGGGCAATACCAGCAAGACATCATCGACCCCAAGAGCGGGCTGTACGCCTTTGGCCCGGACATCGTCGTCCTTGCGGTTCATGAAGGCGATCTCCGGCTTCCTGAATACAGTGTCTGTTCCGATGAGGAGATCCGAAGGGAGGTCAACCGCTGGATTGGGTTGTGGAAAATCGTTGTGGAACGCTCCGGCGCGCGGATCGTCCAACACAACTTCGCCCTACCCTGTGAAGTACCGATCGGCCATCTGGCATCCAGGCTTCCCGGATCTCGATACATGATGACACAGGCCGTCAATGCTCGATTGGGTGAAGCGGCCGGGAATGAGGTGTCGCTGGTTGATTGCGAACGGCTCTCCGCGCTTATTGGGAAACAGCGGTGGCGCGACCCACGATATTGGAACCTGTCCAAGCAGGCCGTGACGCTTGAGGCATTGCCCTTGCTCGCAAGACATACTGCCTCGGTCATTGCCGCGGATCTTGGTTTGAGCCGGAAATGTCTTGTTCTGGATCTGGACAATACGTTGTGGGGCGGCGTCATCGCGGAGGACGGATTGGCAGGGATTAAACTGGGACAGGGAGTGGACGGCGAGGCGTTCGTGGCGTTTCAGGAATATATTCTCCAGCTCAAGAATAAAGGCGTCATCCTGGCGGTCTGCTCGAAGAATAACTACGCCGATGCCGTCCAGCCGTTCGAAAAGCATCAGGAGATGCGGCTGAAGCTCGACGACATCGCCCTCTTCATTGCCAATTGGGAATCGAAGCCCGATAACATCCGCAGGATCGCCAAGACGTTGCAGATCGGCTTGGATTCCATGGTGTTTGTGGATGATAACCCGGTGGAGCGTGAGGCGGTTCATCGATTCCTTCCCGAGGTCGATGTGATCCCCCTCCCGGAGGATCCCTCCTACTATCCTCGAGCCCTGTCGCACTATCTCTTGTTTGAGACCAGCTCGTTCACTTCCGAAGATAGCCAACGGACCGACCAATATCGTGCCCGCGCGAAGGTCTTGGAGCTGGAGACGGCAGCCGAGTCCCTCGAAGACTTTTACCGCAGCCTCCAGATGCAAGCCATCGTGGGACCCATTGAGGAGTCGCAGTTGCCGAGGATCGCGCAGCTGATCGGGAAGACGAATCAATTCAACCTCACCACCAGGCGGCATGGGATGTCGCAATTGGAGGCGTTCCTGCAGGATGAGAGCTATGTGCATCTGGCTCTACGTCTGCGTGATCGTTACGCCGAGCATGGACTGGTCAGTGTGATGATCGCGCGGCGCTACGGCGATGTGCTGGATATCGATACCTGGCTGATGAGCTGCCGAGTCATCGGCCGGACGGTCGAGCCGACGATGCTGGAGCACCTCTGTCGTCGAGCCGCGGACCTCGGCTGCACCTCACTTCGGGGCACCTATATTCCTACTGAGAAAAACGCGATGGCTGCAGGTGCGTACGCCAAGTGCGGCTTCGAGTTGGTCGGTCGCGGTGAAAGAGAGGAAGTCTGGACGTATGACGTGCTTGTCAAAGGCCTGATCACCAATACGTTCATCAAGTCAGTCGAATCCTGGGAATTTTTCGGCAGGGAGACCTGA
- a CDS encoding Teichoic acid export ATP-binding protein TagH, which yields MGDTAVRVEQLSKQYRLGATQAAEASLAGALARGLRRLWRPQPVVPRAAESLWALRDVSFEIKQGEVFGVIGTNGSGKSTLLKILSRVTEPTRGRAVLTGRFCGLLEVGTGFHPELTGRDNVYMSGAILGMPRQEITRKFDEIVAFAEVEQFIDTPVKHYSSGMYVRLGFSVLAHMDPDILIVDEVLAVGDVRFQKKCMGKMEDVGQHGRTVILVSHDMQAITRLCKRAMLLHKGEVVQEGMAHDVVNQYLHSGHIRACAEWPDPAQAPGNEIVRLRAVRIQTESGVVTDRFDIRRPIDMEIEFDIIKPGHVLVPVFNLHNDEDVVICTVHDRDPAWRRKARPMGRYTCTARIPGNLLTEGVITITVVIMTEDPFRLHAYVPQVVGFRVVESEPGDGARGDFSGRWVGVIRPLLDWRTQYKPQ from the coding sequence ATGGGAGACACGGCGGTCCGCGTCGAGCAGTTGTCGAAGCAGTATCGCCTGGGGGCGACCCAGGCTGCGGAGGCCTCCCTGGCCGGTGCGCTGGCGCGGGGGCTGCGCCGGCTCTGGCGGCCGCAGCCGGTCGTTCCCCGGGCCGCAGAGAGCCTCTGGGCGCTACGCGACGTGTCGTTTGAGATCAAGCAGGGGGAAGTGTTCGGGGTGATCGGCACCAATGGGTCGGGCAAGAGCACCCTGCTGAAGATCCTCTCGCGGGTGACCGAACCCACGCGGGGGCGCGCGGTCCTCACGGGACGCTTCTGCGGCTTGCTGGAAGTGGGGACGGGCTTCCATCCGGAATTGACCGGGCGGGACAACGTCTACATGAGCGGGGCCATTCTGGGCATGCCCCGCCAGGAAATTACCCGGAAGTTCGACGAGATCGTGGCCTTTGCCGAAGTGGAGCAGTTTATCGATACGCCGGTGAAACATTACTCCAGTGGCATGTATGTTCGCCTGGGGTTTTCGGTCCTCGCGCATATGGATCCGGATATCCTGATTGTGGACGAGGTGCTGGCGGTGGGGGACGTGCGGTTCCAGAAGAAGTGTATGGGGAAGATGGAGGATGTGGGGCAGCATGGGCGGACGGTGATCCTGGTGTCGCACGACATGCAGGCCATTACCCGATTATGTAAACGGGCGATGCTGTTGCACAAGGGGGAAGTGGTGCAGGAGGGCATGGCCCACGACGTGGTGAACCAGTACCTGCACTCCGGTCATATTCGGGCCTGTGCGGAGTGGCCGGACCCGGCGCAGGCACCCGGCAACGAGATCGTACGCCTGCGCGCCGTACGCATTCAGACTGAATCCGGCGTCGTCACGGATAGATTCGACATTCGTCGACCGATCGACATGGAGATTGAATTCGATATCATCAAACCGGGCCATGTCCTCGTGCCGGTGTTCAACCTACACAACGACGAAGATGTCGTAATTTGCACGGTCCATGATCGTGATCCGGCTTGGCGACGAAAGGCTCGCCCCATGGGGAGATATACCTGTACGGCCCGGATTCCGGGCAACCTGCTTACCGAAGGAGTCATAACAATCACAGTGGTCATCATGACCGAGGATCCCTTTCGTCTGCATGCTTATGTCCCGCAAGTGGTTGGTTTTCGAGTCGTTGAAAGCGAACCGGGAGACGGTGCGCGAGGCGACTTCAGCGGCCGATGGGTCGGTGTCATACGGCCGCTTTTGGACTGGAGAACTCAGTACAAGCCGCAGTAA
- a CDS encoding Acyl carrier protein, giving the protein MELHERLEEVFRQVFDDEHLKLTDEMTAHDIGGWDSVVHINLMFSIEQAFGVRFNGNELAEMKNIGELKQFLAKKGMQ; this is encoded by the coding sequence ATGGAATTGCATGAACGATTGGAAGAGGTGTTTCGGCAGGTGTTCGACGATGAGCATCTCAAGCTGACCGACGAGATGACGGCGCACGATATCGGAGGCTGGGATTCTGTGGTGCATATCAATTTGATGTTCAGCATCGAGCAGGCGTTCGGCGTTCGCTTCAACGGTAATGAGCTTGCAGAAATGAAGAATATCGGTGAACTCAAACAATTCCTGGCGAAGAAGGGTATGCAGTAA
- a CDS encoding Alternative dihydrofolate reductase 3: MIEQRIEEITRANLGFYAAFESLDMLRMDKVWAHLEYVTCIHPGWSLRSDWPAVRDSWVLIFNNTFSMKFELTDVQVQVAGDLGWVICTENLTSRQDDQPVETRVLATNLFERIGDEWLMIHHHGSPVMG; encoded by the coding sequence GTGATCGAACAACGCATCGAAGAAATTACGCGCGCCAATCTTGGCTTCTATGCCGCCTTTGAAAGTCTGGACATGCTCCGGATGGACAAGGTGTGGGCCCACCTCGAGTATGTCACGTGTATCCACCCCGGTTGGAGCCTCCGTAGCGACTGGCCGGCAGTGCGGGACTCCTGGGTGTTGATCTTCAACAACACCTTTTCCATGAAATTCGAACTCACTGATGTTCAGGTCCAGGTCGCGGGTGATCTCGGTTGGGTCATCTGCACCGAAAATCTCACCAGCCGCCAAGACGACCAACCGGTCGAAACACGTGTCCTTGCCACCAATCTCTTCGAGCGCATCGGCGACGAGTGGTTGATGATCCATCACCACGGCAGCCCGGTGATGGGGTAG